The following proteins are co-located in the Apium graveolens cultivar Ventura chromosome 5, ASM990537v1, whole genome shotgun sequence genome:
- the LOC141662108 gene encoding protein CONSERVED IN THE GREEN LINEAGE AND DIATOMS 27, chloroplastic: protein MLKLNVYCSLVPNPREANIHINDGSRITGYDRTNRLQRITVKAVKDGMDGGMSRLPGRSWDPGLEIEVPFEQRPVNEYSSLKDGPLYSWGELTPGSFFIRLGGLWLATFTVLGAPIAAASFNPGREPLRFALAAGTGTLFLVSLIVLRIYLGWSYVGDRLLSAVIPYEESGWYDGQMWVKPPEILARDRLLGSYKVKPVIKLLKQTLVGTGALLVTAAFLFTFATPVEDFIQSSFSKKENTSALKSSTKLNIRKEELVRLPAEVRTDDDLAAAAAEAADGRPVYCRDRYHRALAGGQYCKWDDLLK from the exons ATGCTCAAGTTAAATGTCTACTGTTCTTTAGTTCCGAATCCAAGAGAAGCCAACATTCATATTAACGATGGTTCACGGATAACCGGCTATGACAGGACTAACAGACTTCAGAGGATTACAGTTAAGGCCGTAAAAGATGGAATGGATGGAGGCATGAGCAGATTACCTGGCCGGAGCTGGGATCCCGGGTTGGAAATTGAAGTCCCTTTTGAACAAAGGCCG GTTAATGAATACTCATCACTTAAAGATGGACCTTTATACTCCTGGGGTGAGCTGACTCCAGGGTCCTTTTTCATACGCCTTGGGGGCTTGTGGCTAGCAACATTCACAGTCCTAGGAGCGCCAATTGCAGCTGCAAGCTTTAATCCTGGAAGA GAACCATTAAGATTTGCCCTGGCAGCTGGAACAGGAACTCTATTTCTTGTTTCCTTGATTGTCCTGAGAATTTACCTG GGATGGAGTTATGTTGGTGATAGACTTTTATCAGCGGTGATACCTTATGAAGAGAGCGGATGGTATGATGGACAAATGTGGGTAAAGCCACCTGAG ATTCTTGCCCGAGACAGATTATTGGGATCATACAAG GTCAAACCAGTCATCAAATTACTAAAGCAGACACTAGTAGGAACGGGGGCTTTACTTGTTACAGCAGCTTTCTTATTCACCTTTGCCACACCGGTGGAGGATTTCATTCAGAGCAGTTTTTCTAAAAAAGAAAATACATCAGCTTTGAAGAGTAGCACAAAACTTAATATAAG AAAAGAGGAACTAGTAAGATTGCCAGCGGAAGTGCGGACAGATGATGATCTGGCAGCGGCTGCAGCAGAAGCTGCAGACGGAAGACCAGTCTACTGTAGAGACAGGTATCATCGTGCATTGGCTGGCGGTCAATATTGCAAGTGGGATGACTTGCTTAAGTAA